The following coding sequences lie in one Cannabis sativa cultivar Pink pepper isolate KNU-18-1 chromosome 5, ASM2916894v1, whole genome shotgun sequence genomic window:
- the LOC133038281 gene encoding uncharacterized protein LOC133038281, producing MDPAIATYVEQIGFEKWARPYCLGDRYNIMTSNAAESFNKVTEEFRKYPVTILVDFIRFTLQNWFASRLEKASKCATPLATTFENDLKDQHKDGMFMSVLRNGAQLFNVGTSPQGERGGDVNLVERTCTCGLFQTLKIPCPHACAAAVSQNVSVYTLCSPYYTKETWKKIYDATINIVGEEDEWVLPEHIKNIRIGVPVEKKPVGRPRKSNAGRRSTKRRPSSGQVVVEPRHCSLCYGSGHNRATCKARV from the coding sequence ATGGACCCTGCCATTGCTACATACGTAGAGCAAATAGGGTTTGAAAAGTGGGCTCGTCCTTATTGTCTAGGCGATCGGTACAACATAATGACAAGCAACGCTGCCGAAAGCTTCAACAAGGTGACAGAAGAATTCAGAAAATATCCAGTAACTATTTTGGTTGACTTCATCAGGTTCACACTTCAAAATTGGTTTGCTTCTCGTCTCGAAAAGGCTAGTAAGTGCGCTACTCCTTTGGCTACTACTTTTGAAAATGATTTAAAGGATCAACATAAAGATGGTATGTTCATGAGTGTCCTTCGTAATGGTGCCCAATTGTTCAACGTTGGTACGAGTCCTCAAGGTGagagaggtggtgatgtgaactTAGTGGAGAGAACATGCACTTGCGGACTTTTCCAAACGCTCAAAATCCCTTGTCCCCATGCATGTGCCGCAGCAGTTAGTCAGAATGTGAGCGTGTACACACTTTGCTCTCCATATTACACTAAAGAAACGTGGAAGAAGATCTACGATGCCACAATTAATATTGTTGGCGAGGAGGATGAGTGGGTACTACCGGAACATATCAAGAACATAAGAATCGGGGTACCAGTGGAGAAAAAACCAGTAGGTCGGCCTAGGAAGAGCAATGCAGGTAGAAGATCGACGAAGCGTCGACCGTCTAGTGGTCAGGTGGTAGTGGAACCTCGTCATTGTT